The Pontiella desulfatans sequence CGAAGCAGCGCGAGGTGAACTTTGTGGATGACGGTGAGCAAAGGGATGCAGGACGGCCATCGTAGATGATGTGGCCTGCTCCCGTCGCGAACCGGAAGGAACAAAGGGCGCCTGGCGGTGCGGCGTAGGTCAGCTGGAAACGTGACCGTGTTCTGCGTAGCAGGTTCTGAGCGCGTTTGCTGCGTAGGAGTGGGCAGAAAAGCAGGATGGCCGATATGCATTGTATTCCCAACTGCCGTGAACTGTACTCTTGATTCCGGTCTTTTTCGGCGTATGGTCATGACTTAATAAAACAGATAAAGACAATTTAGCATCAGAAGTATAGTCGCTCTTCAGAAATCGCCAGTTTCAATACACGCGAGCGAACCATGCGGAGGATGCGCCCACTCGGGCGCGCCTCCTGTGTTGTGTTCGCGTGTGGGCTCTGGCGAGCCTCTGGAGGGCATGGCCGGGGGGTTGCGCCTCTTTTTTGTGCCACGGGATATAACCGCAGGGGATCATATGAAAAAAACAGCATTCTTGATAGCAACCATCGCCCTACTCGGACTTCCTCTCTTGAGCTTTGCGGCTGACGACATCGCAACGCTTCAGCAAAAGGCCGAGCGTGGGGATGCAGAGGCTCAATGTTCTTTGGGCTCATTGTACTATGAGGGCAGCGGTGTATTGCAAAGCTATGAAGATGCCGCAAAGTGGTATCAGCTATCTGCCACACAAGGAAATGCGGAAGCACAGTTCCTACTGGGTCTATGCTATTCCCTTGGTTCTGGTGTTCCCAAGAGTAAGGAATTAGCGGGAGAGTGGTGGCATAAAGCCGCTGAGCAAGGACACGAGCGAGCACGAGACTGGTGGGATATAAACTTTGGGAACGAGAAAGAATTTTACGCGAGAACATTTGCTGACCCAGAGGCGGCAGAAAAACAGATTAGTTCTATTGCAGAAAGAATTGGTGCTCTCAACAGGCAAGAGTTGTTCACTGCCGCCGAAAATGGAGATCCAGAAGCCCAGTATGAATTGGCTGGACTTTATCGTGATGGGAAGGTGTTCGAAAAAGATCGCGACAAAGCCATAAAATGGTATCGGCTGGCGGCAGCACAACAACACAAAGAAGCATTGTTCGCCCTCGGCCTTATCTACTCGACATCTATGCAGGGGGGAGATGAGTCTGAAGCCACAGTTTATTTTAAACAAGCTGCTGAAGCAGGCCACACGGTAGCTCGGCGTATGATGGGCGCATTTTGCTACGAAGGGAGTTTGGTTCCACAAGATTATAAAAAAGGAGCTCGCTGGTTCCATTTGGCCGCTCTTGATGGCGATATGTTATCCCAACATTGTATTGGTCTGGCTTATCTATATGGAAAAGGAGTGCCACAAAATTCCTCAAAAGCAACTGCATGGTTTATAAAAGCGGCGGAGCAGGGAGACGTCAAATCACAGCGCTTTCTAGGGCATATCTACCGAGATGAGAAGACAGCAGCCGGGATCTCGCAGAACTACACAGAAGCGATAAGGTGGTATCTTAAGGCGGCTGAACAAGATGATCTAGAAGCTCAAATGGGGCTCATATTGATTTTTTCGGAATTGGAGGAGTTTGATAAGGCGATCCCATTTGCAGAAAAGCTTGCCAGAAAAGGGGTAAAAGAGGCTCAATATTTATTAGGGAGTGCATATGCCTTTGGAAAAGGCGGCTTAAAAAAGGATTTGGTTCAAGCCTATGCTTGGTTGAATGTTTCGGCAGCATTGGGACATGAAGGTGCGGCGGAGCTTCGAAGTGAATGCGCCATAGAAATGTCTATTGCTCAACTAGAAGAGGCTCAGCGTATTTCCAAGGAATACTACAAAAAATATGCCCACCCGATTGACTATTAATTGTATTAGTTGGGATGAGATCTTACAGAGCCCCGTTATCCGTTTCTATACCACAAAGGGAGAGCCTAAGCGCTTCTTCAGGGCGCGGCGGGATTGATTGAACAGCGCTAGACAATGCGCTGGATAACGATGACGGGCTCGCCGCGGTGGATCTCGTAGCGATGCACAAAATGGCAGTCCGCAAACGAGCCGGTATGGCGGCGGTTGTAGCGGCACTTTGCCTGGACAAGCCGCTTCCGGTTTTGCGGCGTGTCGGGATAAATCAGACAGTCGCCTTTCGTGCCGTCTTTCGAGCAGGTCAACCCAAGGAACTCTGGAAAAATTATGTGTCCCCTGCCCCGTGCATGGGTTTGGGGGGGTATCTGCTGATCGGGTATAATTTTGTGGTTCATTAGTCGTTCTCCGGATTCCAACGGAACAAACTCGGTTCAGGGCTCGGAGGGAGCGGGATGGGATAAAATCCATTCATAAACAGCAGCTTTACCTCTTATCAAATTTCCATTCCGGTCGGTATGGTGGCGAGTCCCTGGTTGTATCCGCCTGAGTATGCCTGCCGAAATAAACTTCTCGATTAGGCGGGCCACTTGTTGGGTATCAAGTCCCATTCGGTAACCGGTGTACGTTTGGGGTATCCCAAGGGTGCGGCCTTCGCTGCACTCGCAGAGCGATAGCCCCCGGCAAATCCGGAAGAAGGTTTGTTCCCGTTCATCACGGTTGTCATAAAAGGATCGTTCTCGTTCGCTCAATCTTTCTGGATAGCTTCGCATCATTCCGTTGTAGTGGGCGCGTGCGTCTTTCATGTGCCGCTCCAATGTGTCCTCGAACACATTTGCATGAAGCCGGTAGAAAAGCTCTGCAAAGGACATGGCGACTTCTTCACAAACTGAATCGAAGGCGAAGGTAACAAGAGCAACCAGTTCGGTATTGCGGCGGCCTTGCTCGGCGGAGACTCGGTGGGCTATCAGTTTTTTGTAGAGACGGGCAATTTCCGGGGAGGTCGTTTTGAGTTCATGCCATGCTTGACAGGCTCCCTCGTTTTCTCCCCTTGTGGTTCCCCTAAAAGAAGACTCTTCTCTATCTCTATGACATTGCCTTTCCTTTATGACATCTTGCCTGGCTATCCAATCGGTCAATGTTTTCAGGG is a genomic window containing:
- a CDS encoding tetratricopeptide repeat protein, whose translation is MKKTAFLIATIALLGLPLLSFAADDIATLQQKAERGDAEAQCSLGSLYYEGSGVLQSYEDAAKWYQLSATQGNAEAQFLLGLCYSLGSGVPKSKELAGEWWHKAAEQGHERARDWWDINFGNEKEFYARTFADPEAAEKQISSIAERIGALNRQELFTAAENGDPEAQYELAGLYRDGKVFEKDRDKAIKWYRLAAAQQHKEALFALGLIYSTSMQGGDESEATVYFKQAAEAGHTVARRMMGAFCYEGSLVPQDYKKGARWFHLAALDGDMLSQHCIGLAYLYGKGVPQNSSKATAWFIKAAEQGDVKSQRFLGHIYRDEKTAAGISQNYTEAIRWYLKAAEQDDLEAQMGLILIFSELEEFDKAIPFAEKLARKGVKEAQYLLGSAYAFGKGGLKKDLVQAYAWLNVSAALGHEGAAELRSECAIEMSIAQLEEAQRISKEYYKKYAHPIDY